In Populus nigra chromosome 1, ddPopNigr1.1, whole genome shotgun sequence, one genomic interval encodes:
- the LOC133690961 gene encoding uncharacterized protein LOC133690961, with translation MAMDEEGSLAGKLPQEPPSGLTIKISTSGSKIGKNISTPLGCSNSDSTSPNLKNSIESSPCNSPLVSPPSSAFVSALQSPYISPRAITPKPQENPAPPENPTPVSHSSPPFSSYRGSQSDDIPSSSYTPPSDQYEFSDDPTEAKLKYVTCVPVPDPAPPRISFSFPVPRISFKGPVSPASNAKLRSCDVYIGYHGQNPNLMRFCKWLKSELELQGIVCFVADRAKYSNTQSHEIADRVICSVTYGVVVVTNSSILNHPSLEEIRFFAQKKNLVPIFFNTGLAEITGLLNRNSIDKECREVIDGLVKSNELKLEVNEGNGRSCVAKAAGMLRAKLGRKSVAEKAAEGFEEIPFPRNKCFVGREKEIMEIETALFGCTDSSEQDYAVPIIKGETSGQSEGLADEESDTFSCSRGGRFINLELGGKCKEPTLEAWVEPVTGRNSLKRSKYKKSKSGNYKTLDSSVFCINGVAGIGKTELALEFAYRYSQRYKMVLWVGGEARYFRQNLLNLSQNLGLDVSADAEKERGRIRSFKEQENEAFERVKRELFRDMPYLLIIDNLETEREWWEGKDLHDLIPRNTGGTHVIITTRLSKTMNFDIMQLPPLELTDAMVLMRGKRRRDYPTEELQFLHKFDEKLGRSSFGLWLVGSLLSELAISPCALFEAVNQVPLEDGSIYFYMSMSDEQYCKSNPFLMKLLHFSFIILQQTDGRKNLLALRMLLVGAWFAPAPISATLLATAAKNMPAIGNGFRKWTKCVSLAFSCCSGCGLAPQSEEDAATLLVKLGLARRANRQPGCWIQFHPITQVFARRKEGLSAAKATVQGVRKVGNPSINTNHLWASAFLVFGFKSEPPLVQLKAIDMVLYIKKTAVPLAIRAFTTFSICNSALELLKVCTNVLEEVEKSFVSQIQDWCHGSLCWKRNIHGHQRVDEYLWQDVTLLKASLLETRAKLLLRGGHFDGGEELCRTCISIRTVMLGHDHAQTLAAQETLAKLVRMRSKV, from the coding sequence ATGGCCATGGATGAAGAAGGATCGCTTGCTGGTAAACTTCCTCAAGAACCCCCTAGTGGCCTCACCATCAAGATTTCTACTTCTGGCAGCAAAATTGGTAAGAACATCTCAACTCCCCTTGGTTGTTCAAATTCAGATTCAACTTCTCCAAACTTGAAAAACTCAATTGAATCATCCCCATGTAACTCTCCACTAGTGTCACCACCTTCATCAGCCTTTGTTTCAGCCTTACAGTCACCATACATATCACCAAGGGCTATAACCCCAAAACCCCAAGAGAACCCAGCCCCACCTGAGAACCCAACACCAGTCTCCCACTCCTCACCACCATTCTCATCATACCGTGGTTCACAATCAGATGACATACCAAGCAGCTCTTACACTCCGCCATCAGACCAATATGAATTTTCTGATGACCCCACAGAGGCCAAGCTCAAGTATGTTACCTGTGTTCCGGTCCCAGATCCTGCTCCTCCTAGAATCTCATTCTCTTTTCCAGTCCCTCGCATTTCCTTCAAAGGGCCTGTTTCTCCAGCTTCCAATGCCAAACTCAGGAGCTGTGATGTTTACATTGGCTACCATGGTCAGAATCCTAATCTTATGCGCTTCTGTAAGTGGCTTAAATCAGAGCTAGAGCTTCAGGGAATTGTTTGCTTTGTTGCGGATAGAGCCAAGTACTCGAATACTCAGAGCCATGAGATTGCTGACAGAGTTATCTGTTCTGTGACTTATGGAGTTGTGGTTGTGACTAACTCTAGCATCCTCAATCATCCCAGCTTGGAGGAGATTAGATTCTTTGCTCAAAAGAAGAACTTGGTTCCAATTTTCTTCAACACCGGCCTTGCTGAGATCACAGGTCTTCTCAACCGCAACTCAATTGACAAAGAGTGTAGAGAAGTGATTGACGGACTAGTGAAGTCTAATGAGTTGAAGCTGGAGGTCAATGAGGGTAATGGGAGGAGCTGTGTAGCTAAAGCTGCTGGGATGTTAAGAGCAAAGCTCGGGCGAAAGAGTGTGGCCGAGAAAGCTGCAGAAGGATTTGAGGAGATTCCATTTCCAAGGAACAAATGTTTTGTAGGACGAGAGAAGGAGATTATGGAGATTGAAACTGCATTATTTGGATGTACTGATAGTTCTGAACAGGATTATGCTGTGCCGATCATTAAAGGAGAAACCAGTGGGCAATCTGAGGGCCTTGCAGATGAAGAAAGTGATACTTTTAGCTGCAGCCGAGGAGGGAGATTTATTAATTTGGAATTGGGAGGGAAATGCAAAGAACCGACATTGGAGGCTTGGGTGGAACCAGTTACGGGAAGGAATTCATTGAAGAGATCAAAGTACAAGAAATCGAAAAGTGGGAATTACAAGACCCTGGATAGCAGTGTGTTTTGCATAAATGGCGTTGCAGGCATTGGAAAGACAGAACTTGCACTTGAATTTGCTTATAGATATTCTCAGAGATACAAAATGGTCTTGTGGGTTGGCGGGGAAGCTAGATATTTCAGGCAGAACTTACTGAATCTATCACAGAATTTGGGGTTGGATGTGAGTGCTGATGCCGAGAAGGAAAGAGGAAGGATTCGAAGCTTTAAAGAGCAAGAAAATGAAGCATTTGAGAGAGTCAAAAGGGAATTGTTTCGAGACATGCCATATCTGCTCATTATTGACAACCTTGAGACAGAAAGAGAATGGTGGGAAGGGAAGGATCTGCATGATTTGATTCCAAGGAACACTGGAGGGACACATGTGATCATCACAACAAGACTATCCAAGACGATGAACTTTGACATAATGCAGCTGCCACCGTTGGAATTGACTGATGCAATGGTCTTAATGAGAGGAAAAAGGAGAAGAGATTATCCAACTGAGGAACTTCAATTTCTCCATAAATTTGATGAGAAATTGGGAAGGTCGAGCTTTGGCTTGTGGTTGGTTGGGTCACTTCTTTCTGAGCTTGCAATTTCTCCATGTGCACTTTTTGAAGCTGTGAACCAAGTTCCGCTTGAAGATGGTTCTATTTACTTCTACATGAGCATGAGTGATGAGCAGTACTGTAAGAGCAATCCTTTCCTAATGAAACTTCTCCATTTCAGTTTCATTATCTTGCAGCAAACCGATGGAAGAAAAAACCTTCTTGCCTTAAGAATGCTTCTTGTTGGTGCTTGGTTTGCCCCAGCTCCCATTTCAGCAACTTTGCTGGCCACTGCTGCTAAGAATATGCCCGCAATTGGAAATGGATTCAGAAAATGGACCAAATGCGTGAGCCTCGCATTTTCTTGCTGCTCTGGGTGTGGATTAGCACCCCAAAGCGAAGAAGATGCAGCCACTCTTCTTGTTAAACTAGGCTTAGCACGAAGAGCCAACAGACAGCCAGGTTGTTGGATTCAATTCCACCCAATAACTCAAGTTTttgcaagaagaaaagaaggctTATCCGCAGCCAAGGCTACAGTCCAGGGAGTGAGGAAAGTTGGCAATCCATCCATCAACACAAACCATCTATGGGCATCTGCATTCCTTGTCTTCGGATTCAAATCCGAGCCTCCGCTTGTTCAACTGAAGGCTATTGATATGGTTTTGTACATAAAGAAGACAGCTGTGCCGCTAGCAATTAGAGCCTTCACAACGTTCTCAATATGTAATTCAGCATTGGAGCTTTTAAAGGTGTGCACTAATGTGCTTGAAGAAGTAGAGAAGTCATTTGTATCGCAAATACAGGACTGGTGTCATGGTTCACTTTGTTGGAAAAGGAACATTCATGGTCATCAAAGGGTAGATGAATATTTGTGGCAAGATGTGACATTGTTGAAGGCTAGCTTGCTTGAGACTAGAGCAAAGTTGCTGCTTAGAGGTGGTCATTTTGATGGTGGTGAAGAGCTGTGCAGGACTTGTATAAGCATCCGGACAGTGATGCTTGGTCACGATCATGCTCAAACATTGGCTGCCCAGGAAACACTAGCAAAGTTGGTTAGAATGAGAAGCAAAGTATGA